A region from the Ursus arctos isolate Adak ecotype North America unplaced genomic scaffold, UrsArc2.0 scaffold_6, whole genome shotgun sequence genome encodes:
- the LOC113249206 gene encoding LOW QUALITY PROTEIN: olfactory receptor 1509-like (The sequence of the model RefSeq protein was modified relative to this genomic sequence to represent the inferred CDS: inserted 1 base in 1 codon): protein MDALNQTRVIEFVSLGLTESWVLEALFSVAFSITYVLTLLGNTLIIVTIVFSLHIHTPMYFFLSNLSFIDICHSSVTVPKMLEGLLLERKMISFDNCIAQLFFLHLFACAEIFLLTIMAYDRYGAICALLHYPNVMNXQVCVQLVFALWLGGSVHSLVQTFLTIRLPYCSHNIIDSYFCDVPPVIKLACTDAYLTGMLIVSNSGTVSLTCFPALVTSYTVILVSLRKQSAEGRRKALPTCSAHFMVVGFFFGPCIFLYPWADTSFCMDKVVSVFYTVVTPQLNPFIYTLRNEEVKSAIKHLRQEQVFFMKSGTQWIWSHKYNYGHIFNKTVEVKKQNQIKWHRAELLF, encoded by the exons ATGGATGCTCTAAATCAAACAAGAGTGATTGAATTTGTCTCCTTGGGACTCACTGAGAGCTGGGTGCTGGAGGCACTATTTTCTGTAGCATTTTCCATCACATATGTACTGACCCTTTTGGGGAACACTCTCATCATAGTTACTATAGTTTTTAGTCTGCATATCCatacccccatgtacttcttcctgagcAATCTGTCCTTTATTGACATCTGCCACTCATCTGTCACTGTGCCCAAGATGCTAGAGGGCTTGCTTTTGGAGAGAAAGATGATTTCCTTTGATAATTGCATCGCACAGCTGTTCTTTCTACATCTGTTTGCTTGTGCTGAGATCTTTCTGCTGACCATCATGGCTTATGATCGTTATGGAGCCATCTGTGCTCTGCTGCACTATCCCAATGTGATGA ATCAGGTCTGTGTAcagcttgtgtttgctctctggTTGGGGGGTTCTGTTCACTCTCTGGTGCAGACCTTCCTGACCATTCGTCTACCTTACTGCAGCCACAACATTATTGATAGCTACTTCTGCGACGTGCCCCCTGTCATCAAGCTGGCATGCACAGATGCGTACCTCACGGGAATGCTCATTGTGTCTAACAGTGGAACCGTCTCCCTCACCTGTTTCCCGGCTTTGGTCACCTCTTACACGGTCATCCTGGTTTCTCTTCGAAAACAGTCAGCTGAGGGGCGCCGGAAAGCCCTGCCTACCTGCTCAGCCCACTTCATGGTGGTTGGCTTCTTCTTCGGACCATGTATCTTCCTCTACCCTTGGGCAGACACCAGCTTCTGCATGGACAAGGTGGTGTCCGTCTTCTACACGGTGGTCACCCCTCAGCTAAATCCCTTCATTTACACCTTGAGGAATGAGGAGGTAAAAAGTGCCATCAAACATCTCAGACAGGAACAGGTTTTTTTCATGAAGTCAGGCACACAATGGATTTGGAGTCACAAGTATAATTATGGCCATATCTTTAACAAGACAGTGGAAgtaaaaaaacagaatcagatcAAATGGCACAGAGcagaacttcttttttaa
- the LOC113249203 gene encoding LOW QUALITY PROTEIN: olfactory receptor 4E1-like (The sequence of the model RefSeq protein was modified relative to this genomic sequence to represent the inferred CDS: deleted 1 base in 1 codon), with protein MEEADLLNQTTSMTYIRLRGLSVNQKVRMTVFALFLTSYVLTLIGNILIVITIIYDHRLHTPMYFFLSNLSFIDVCHSTVTVPKMLRDMWSEEKLISFEACVTQMFFLHLFACTEIFLLTVMAYDWYVAICKPLQYRTVMNWKVCVLLAVALWTGGTIHSISLTSLTIKLPHCGPDEIDSFFWDVPQVIKLACMDTHIIEILIVSNSGLISVVCFVVLVVSYAVILVSLRQQISEGRRKALSTCAAHLTVVTLFLGHCIFIYSRPSTSLLEDKVVSVFFTAVTPLQNPITYTLRNEDTKNALNKFMGRLEGRGKK; from the exons ATGGAAGAGGCAGACCTACTCAATCAAACCACTTCCATGACATACATTCGGCTTAGAGGCTTGTCTGTCAATCAGAAGGTGCGGATGACTGTGTTTGCCCTGTTCCTCACTTCCTATGTCCTGACACTGATTGGGAACATCCTCATTGTCATAACTATTATCTATGACCACCGGCTCCATACCCCtatgtatttcttcctcagtAACCTATCTTTTATTGATGTCTGCCACTCCACGGTCACTGTCCCCAAGATGCTCAGAGATATGTGGTCAGAAGAGAAGCTCATCTCCTTTGAGGCCTGTGTCACCCAGATGTTCTTCCTGCACCTCTTTGCCTGCACTGAGATCTTTCTCCTCACAGTCATGGCCTACGATTGGTACGTGGCCATTTGCAAACCCCTGCAGTACAGGACAGTGATGAACTGGAAAGTATGTGTGCTGCTGGCTGTGGCCCTCTGGACGGGGGGA ACCATCCACTCCATATCGCTGACCTCCCTCACCATCAAGCTGCCCCACTGTGGTCCTGATGAGATTGACAGCTTCTTCTGGGATGTGCCTCAGGTGATCAAACTGGCCTGCATGGACACCCACATCATTGAAATCCTCATTGTCTCCAACAGCGGGCTGATCTCTGTGGTCTGTTTTGTGGTCCTCGTGGTGTCCTATGCGGTCATCCTGGTGAGCCTGAGGCAACAGATCTCTGAAGGCAGGCGGAAGGCCTTATCCACCTGTGCAGCACACCTCACTGTCGTCACACTCTTCCTGGGGCACTGCATCTTCATCTATTCCCGTCCATCCACCAGCCTCCTGGAGGACAAGGTGGTGTCTGTGTTCTTCACCGCAGTGACCCCTCTGCAGAACCCCATCACCTATACTCTCAGGAATGAAGACACGAAGAATGCCTTGAACAAGTTCAtggggaggttggaggggagagggaaaaaatga